Proteins from a genomic interval of Geodermatophilus obscurus DSM 43160:
- a CDS encoding lysylphosphatidylglycerol synthase domain-containing protein produces MRSGRSPGTTPGGDTDGGPGADEVAESAARAIGDVPSGSRRSGLLAWMRRLTVLAVVAVAAGQVVRHWPAVSATVHSLPWGHVLISLVVMTAGVLLGPLVWRATLAAMGTRVRVPEAATIYLVGQLGKYVPGSVVAVLLQMELARSVGISRARALTASLLTAGVAVVTSLLAGLLAVPALAGSRPVLLWLFALLPVGLALLHPTALTYFVDRVLGLLRQHPLPQRLVGGAIARASALSLLGYLLYGVHLFVLVATLPAAGSTDPALLLVLCVGTMGVAMTAGLVAFVLPSGIGAREVVVVAALAAVLPYGQALALAVVSRVLFTVVELVSAGAATLAARVATRHRAPA; encoded by the coding sequence GTGAGGAGCGGGCGGTCGCCCGGCACCACGCCGGGCGGGGACACGGACGGCGGCCCGGGCGCCGACGAGGTCGCCGAGTCGGCCGCCCGGGCCATCGGAGACGTCCCGTCCGGCAGCCGGAGGTCGGGCCTGCTGGCCTGGATGCGGAGGCTCACGGTCCTCGCCGTCGTGGCGGTGGCCGCCGGCCAGGTGGTCCGGCACTGGCCCGCGGTGTCCGCCACGGTGCACTCACTGCCGTGGGGGCACGTGCTCATCTCGCTGGTGGTGATGACGGCGGGGGTGCTGCTCGGGCCGCTCGTCTGGCGCGCCACCCTCGCCGCGATGGGCACGCGTGTACGGGTCCCGGAGGCCGCGACCATCTACCTCGTCGGCCAGCTCGGCAAGTACGTGCCCGGTTCGGTGGTGGCCGTCCTGCTGCAGATGGAGCTGGCCCGGTCGGTCGGGATCTCCCGGGCCCGCGCTCTGACCGCCTCGCTGCTGACTGCGGGAGTCGCCGTCGTCACCTCACTGCTCGCCGGTCTGCTCGCCGTCCCGGCGCTGGCCGGCAGTCGACCGGTCCTGCTGTGGCTGTTCGCCCTGCTGCCTGTCGGGCTCGCTCTGCTGCACCCCACAGCGCTGACGTACTTCGTCGACCGGGTGCTGGGGCTGCTGCGCCAGCACCCTCTCCCGCAACGCCTCGTCGGCGGGGCGATCGCCCGGGCGAGCGCCCTGAGCCTGCTGGGCTACCTGCTGTACGGCGTCCACCTGTTCGTGCTGGTCGCGACACTTCCCGCCGCCGGTTCGACGGACCCGGCGCTGCTGCTCGTCCTGTGCGTGGGGACCATGGGGGTGGCGATGACCGCCGGCCTCGTCGCCTTCGTGCTGCCCTCGGGCATCGGGGCCCGGGAGGTCGTCGTCGTGGCGGCACTGGCCGCGGTCCTGCCCTACGGGCAGGCCCTGGCCCTGGCCGTCGTGTCTCGCGTGCTGTTCACCGTCGTCGAGCTGGTCTCCGCCGGCGCGGCCACGCTCGCTGCCCGGGTCGCGACCCGGCACAGAGCACCCGCCTGA
- the manA gene encoding mannose-6-phosphate isomerase, class I, giving the protein MWSLNSAVRFYPWGSRTVIPELLGQPSPAQQPHAELWIGAHPDEPSLLADGRPLDRAIAQEPDRLLGAPVVTRFGPRLPFLMKVLAADRPLSLQAHPTMEQAAAGYAAEEAAGIPRDDPTRTFKDPWHKPELLLAVTTFEALCGFRPVEESLHCLAKLQLPELKPTIAALARGGLRAAIPQLIALSGRRRTSLVEAVAGKAASFVAAHDPEFINTYRWAATLAAAYPGDPGVVISLMCNHLKLAPGEAVFLPAGNLHAYLSGAGVEVMASSDNVLRGGLTRKHVDLAALIEVLDFTDGRIPVIHPVLGPGGLRYPVPVEDFDLTRVQLDDGTGTLTTSGPQVLLCTEGRAVLAAADGELVLEKGQSAFVPAGEPVAARGPALIYRSTTNLR; this is encoded by the coding sequence ATGTGGTCCCTCAACAGCGCCGTCCGCTTCTACCCGTGGGGGAGCCGGACGGTCATCCCCGAACTGCTCGGACAGCCCAGTCCGGCACAACAGCCGCACGCCGAGCTCTGGATAGGGGCGCACCCGGACGAGCCCAGCCTGCTGGCCGACGGCCGTCCGCTGGACCGGGCCATCGCCCAGGAGCCCGACCGGCTGCTCGGCGCGCCGGTCGTGACGCGCTTCGGTCCGCGGCTGCCGTTCCTCATGAAGGTGCTGGCCGCCGACCGGCCGCTGTCGCTGCAGGCGCACCCGACGATGGAGCAGGCGGCGGCCGGCTACGCCGCCGAGGAGGCCGCCGGCATCCCGAGGGACGACCCGACGCGGACGTTCAAGGACCCGTGGCACAAGCCCGAGCTGCTGCTGGCGGTGACCACCTTCGAGGCACTGTGCGGCTTCCGGCCGGTCGAGGAGTCGCTGCACTGCCTGGCCAAGCTGCAGCTGCCCGAGCTCAAGCCGACGATCGCGGCGCTGGCCCGCGGTGGGCTGCGGGCGGCCATCCCGCAGCTGATCGCGCTGTCCGGCCGGCGCCGGACCTCCCTGGTCGAGGCCGTCGCGGGCAAGGCGGCCTCCTTCGTGGCCGCCCACGACCCGGAGTTCATCAACACCTACCGCTGGGCGGCGACGCTCGCCGCTGCCTACCCGGGTGACCCCGGCGTCGTCATCTCGTTGATGTGCAACCACCTCAAGCTGGCACCCGGCGAGGCTGTGTTCCTGCCGGCCGGCAACCTGCACGCCTACCTGAGCGGCGCAGGGGTCGAGGTCATGGCCAGTTCGGACAACGTGCTGCGCGGTGGACTGACCCGCAAGCACGTCGACCTGGCGGCGTTGATCGAGGTGCTCGACTTCACCGACGGCCGGATCCCGGTCATCCACCCGGTGCTCGGGCCGGGCGGGCTGCGCTACCCCGTGCCGGTCGAGGACTTCGACCTCACCCGGGTGCAGCTCGACGACGGGACCGGGACGCTGACCACCTCCGGGCCGCAGGTGCTGCTGTGCACCGAGGGCCGGGCGGTGCTGGCGGCGGCGGACGGCGAGCTGGTCCTGGAGAAGGGGCAGTCGGCGTTCGTCCCGGCCGGGGAGCCGGTCGCCGCCCGCGGTCCCGCGCTGATCTACCGGAGCACGACGAACCTGCGCTGA
- a CDS encoding SIS domain-containing protein — translation MTPPELAEEVLDDLDVLRARDPRGLLPAVAGAGAQVRETSRLTEEAGLERVTTGGRPRGLVIVARREGAVAAQVLRALLGPTSPVTVDVVPGPDLPVWTGPSDIAVVATRTGAGRYAVTPAYEAARRGVTLLGIGAEDAPLRAACSTARAPYVPLPRSRVRHTTLWSLLTPMVQLAVGLDLVSESAADLEAVAAALDEVAAECGPARESFVNPAKTLALELLDALPVIAAEGPLAGTAATRIADQLATLAGLPVTTFRMPDQRVAACAVLRGPLAPEGGEDDFFRDRAEDTGRRLRLLTVRDADAGEHDGAGEREPRSAREALSEALRSAAVANVPVSALAEHGDPERYGRLPRLARQLAVADFTAVYLALALDAERSASG, via the coding sequence ATGACGCCGCCGGAGCTGGCCGAGGAGGTCCTCGACGACCTCGACGTGCTGCGCGCCCGGGACCCGCGCGGCCTGCTGCCGGCGGTGGCCGGCGCCGGCGCGCAGGTCCGGGAGACCTCGCGGCTGACCGAGGAGGCCGGCCTCGAGCGGGTCACCACCGGCGGCCGCCCGCGCGGGCTGGTCATCGTGGCCCGCCGCGAGGGGGCGGTGGCCGCGCAGGTGCTGCGGGCGCTGCTCGGCCCGACCAGCCCGGTCACGGTGGACGTCGTCCCCGGGCCCGACCTGCCGGTGTGGACCGGCCCCAGCGACATCGCCGTCGTCGCCACCCGCACCGGCGCCGGCCGCTACGCCGTCACCCCGGCCTACGAGGCGGCCCGGCGCGGCGTGACGCTGCTGGGCATCGGCGCCGAGGACGCCCCGCTGCGTGCGGCCTGCTCCACCGCCCGCGCGCCCTACGTCCCGCTGCCGCGCTCGCGGGTGCGGCACACGACGCTCTGGTCGTTGCTCACCCCGATGGTGCAGCTGGCCGTCGGCCTGGACCTGGTGTCCGAGAGCGCGGCCGACCTGGAGGCGGTCGCCGCGGCGCTCGACGAGGTCGCCGCGGAGTGCGGGCCGGCCCGGGAGTCCTTCGTCAACCCGGCCAAGACGCTGGCCCTGGAGCTGCTCGACGCGCTGCCGGTGATCGCCGCCGAGGGGCCGCTGGCCGGCACCGCCGCCACCCGCATCGCCGACCAGCTCGCCACGCTGGCCGGCCTGCCGGTCACCACCTTCCGAATGCCGGACCAGCGGGTCGCCGCCTGCGCGGTGCTGCGCGGCCCGCTGGCGCCCGAGGGCGGCGAGGACGACTTCTTCCGCGACCGCGCCGAGGACACCGGCCGCCGGCTGCGGCTGCTCACGGTCCGCGACGCCGACGCCGGCGAGCACGACGGCGCGGGCGAGCGTGAGCCCCGGTCGGCCCGCGAGGCGCTGTCCGAGGCGCTGCGCAGCGCAGCAGTGGCCAACGTCCCGGTCAGTGCACTGGCCGAGCACGGGGACCCGGAGCGCTACGGGCGGCTGCCCCGCCTGGCCCGGCAGCTGGCGGTGGCCGACTTCACCGCCGTCTACCTGGCCCTGGCCCTGGACGCCGAGAGGTCCGCCTCCGGATGA
- a CDS encoding Trm112 family protein — protein sequence MTTSSPTDPAGPLGLDPALLAILACPDTHHSPLVVDEAASELVCSTCDRAFPVRDGIPVLLLDEARRRGTGAA from the coding sequence ATGACCACGAGTTCCCCCACCGACCCGGCCGGCCCGCTGGGGCTGGACCCCGCGCTGCTGGCGATCCTGGCCTGCCCCGACACCCACCACAGCCCGCTGGTGGTGGACGAGGCGGCGAGCGAGCTGGTCTGCAGCACCTGCGACCGGGCGTTCCCGGTGCGCGACGGCATCCCCGTGCTGCTGCTGGACGAGGCGCGGCGGCGGGGCACGGGGGCGGCATGA
- a CDS encoding phosphomannomutase/phosphoglucomutase: MRNLSVIIKAYDVRGVVPDEWDEGIARRIGAAFAELVWQESGATAVVTAHDMRDSSVPLSRAFAEGVLSRGVDVVEAGLGSTDLLYFASGSLGVPGAMFTASHNPAQYNGIKLCRAGATPVGQESGLATLREWAERDSYDRVPDRTASINQRDLLAEYAAHLRSLVDLSAIRPLRVVVDAGNGMGGHTVPVVLAGLPLEVLPLYFELDGSFPNHEANPLDPANLVDLQAEVRRTGADIGLAFDGDADRVFVVDERGEAVSPSAVTALVAVRELAKGRGTTVIHNLITSRAVPEIVREHGGEPVRTRVGHSFIKAEMARTDAVFGGEHSAHYYFRDFWRADTGMLAAMHVLAALGEQSRPLSELTAGYSRYAASGEINSTVADAAGRTRAVRETFEEQDGVTVDELDGLTVDLPDGSWFNLRASNTEPLLRLNVEAPDEARMTRLRDRVLEMVRA, translated from the coding sequence GTGCGCAACCTGTCCGTGATCATCAAGGCCTACGACGTCCGCGGCGTCGTCCCCGACGAGTGGGACGAGGGGATCGCCCGCCGGATCGGCGCGGCGTTCGCCGAGCTCGTCTGGCAGGAGAGCGGCGCGACCGCGGTGGTGACCGCGCACGACATGCGCGACTCCTCGGTGCCCCTGTCGCGGGCCTTCGCCGAGGGCGTCCTGTCCCGCGGCGTCGACGTCGTCGAGGCCGGGCTCGGGTCCACCGACCTGCTCTACTTCGCCTCCGGCTCCCTCGGCGTCCCCGGCGCGATGTTCACCGCCAGCCACAACCCCGCGCAGTACAACGGCATCAAGCTCTGCCGCGCCGGCGCCACCCCGGTCGGGCAGGAGTCGGGCCTGGCCACCCTCCGCGAGTGGGCCGAGCGCGACTCCTACGACCGGGTCCCCGATCGGACCGCGTCGATCAACCAGCGGGACCTGCTCGCCGAGTACGCCGCGCACCTGCGCTCGCTGGTCGACCTCTCGGCCATCCGGCCGCTGCGGGTCGTCGTCGACGCCGGCAACGGCATGGGCGGGCACACCGTCCCGGTGGTGCTCGCCGGCCTCCCGCTGGAGGTCCTGCCGCTGTACTTCGAGCTCGACGGCTCCTTCCCCAACCACGAGGCCAACCCGCTGGACCCGGCCAACCTGGTCGACCTGCAGGCCGAGGTGCGCCGCACCGGCGCCGACATCGGGCTGGCCTTCGACGGGGACGCCGACCGGGTCTTCGTCGTCGACGAGCGCGGGGAGGCGGTCAGCCCCTCGGCGGTCACCGCGCTGGTCGCCGTCCGCGAGCTGGCCAAGGGCCGGGGGACGACGGTCATCCACAACCTCATCACCTCGCGCGCGGTGCCGGAGATCGTCCGCGAGCACGGCGGGGAGCCGGTGCGCACCCGCGTCGGGCACTCCTTCATCAAGGCCGAGATGGCGCGCACCGACGCCGTCTTCGGCGGGGAGCACTCCGCGCACTACTACTTCCGCGACTTCTGGCGGGCCGACACGGGCATGCTCGCCGCCATGCACGTGCTGGCGGCGCTGGGGGAGCAGAGCCGGCCGCTGTCGGAGCTGACCGCCGGCTACAGCCGCTACGCCGCCTCGGGCGAGATCAACTCGACCGTCGCCGACGCCGCGGGCCGCACGCGGGCCGTGCGGGAGACGTTCGAGGAGCAGGACGGCGTCACCGTCGACGAGCTCGACGGGCTGACCGTGGACCTGCCGGACGGCTCGTGGTTCAACCTGCGGGCCAGCAACACCGAACCGCTGCTGCGGCTCAACGTCGAGGCGCCGGACGAGGCGCGGATGACCCGACTGCGGGACCGAGTGCTGGAGATGGTGCGCGCATGA
- a CDS encoding DUF3499 domain-containing protein, translating to MPTTGVRVYCAVREEPVVRQSRRCSRSGCAQPAAATLTYVYAESTAVVGPLATFSEPHSYDLCEFHAGRLTVPRGWEVVRHEIDVEDSGPTGDDLLALADAVREAARPEPPRNPADDGSGTRRGHLRVLPDIT from the coding sequence ATGCCAACCACCGGGGTACGCGTCTACTGTGCGGTGCGTGAGGAACCGGTGGTGAGGCAGTCACGTCGCTGCTCGCGCAGCGGCTGCGCGCAACCGGCGGCAGCGACCTTGACCTACGTGTACGCGGAGTCGACCGCTGTCGTCGGCCCGTTGGCGACGTTCTCCGAGCCGCACAGCTACGACCTCTGCGAGTTCCACGCCGGGCGGCTCACCGTGCCGCGCGGCTGGGAGGTCGTCCGGCACGAGATCGACGTCGAGGACTCCGGTCCGACCGGGGACGACCTGCTGGCCCTGGCCGACGCCGTCCGCGAGGCCGCCCGGCCCGAGCCCCCGCGCAACCCCGCCGACGACGGCAGCGGCACCCGCCGAGGCCACCTGCGGGTCCTGCCCGACATCACCTGA
- a CDS encoding metallopeptidase family protein: MSRPARSRRDRHGRGLRGRLVPDGVPLARSRAAQFDDLVLDAVEDLERRWEKELAGVEFAVEDVPWVEHTSPDEVVLDADVLDDGSVPLARVLPAHRDGTREVPPRIVVYRRPLELRAHDRDDLADLVRDVVVDQVAVLLGRDPEEIDPTG, from the coding sequence ATGAGCCGACCCGCCCGATCCCGCCGCGACCGGCACGGCCGGGGGCTGCGCGGCCGCCTGGTACCCGACGGCGTCCCGCTGGCCCGCAGTCGCGCCGCGCAGTTCGACGACCTGGTCCTCGACGCGGTCGAGGACCTCGAGCGGCGGTGGGAGAAGGAGCTCGCCGGCGTCGAGTTCGCCGTCGAGGACGTGCCCTGGGTGGAGCACACGAGCCCCGACGAGGTGGTGCTCGACGCCGACGTGCTCGACGACGGCAGCGTGCCGCTGGCCCGCGTGCTGCCCGCGCACCGGGACGGCACCCGGGAGGTGCCGCCGCGGATCGTCGTCTACCGCCGGCCGCTGGAGCTGCGCGCGCACGACCGCGACGACCTCGCCGACCTGGTCCGCGACGTCGTCGTCGACCAGGTCGCCGTCCTGCTGGGGCGCGACCCGGAGGAGATCGACCCCACCGGCTGA
- a CDS encoding WhiB family transcriptional regulator — protein MAEVSWLSDYVSASERNADRGPAGHEQGFVGLWSLGLEAEAQSWQERALCAETDPEAFFPEKGGSTREAKKICTGCEVKAECLEYALANDERFGIWGGLSERERRRLRRRAV, from the coding sequence ATGGCAGAGGTCTCGTGGTTGAGCGACTACGTCAGCGCGTCGGAGCGGAACGCCGACCGCGGCCCGGCGGGCCACGAGCAGGGCTTCGTGGGTCTGTGGAGCCTGGGTCTGGAGGCCGAGGCCCAGTCCTGGCAGGAGCGCGCCCTCTGCGCCGAGACCGACCCCGAGGCGTTCTTCCCGGAGAAGGGCGGCTCCACCCGCGAGGCCAAGAAGATCTGCACCGGCTGCGAGGTCAAGGCCGAGTGCCTCGAGTACGCGCTGGCCAACGACGAGCGCTTCGGCATCTGGGGCGGGCTCTCCGAGCGTGAGCGCCGCCGGCTGCGCCGCCGCGCCGTCTGA
- the cofD gene encoding 2-phospho-L-lactate transferase, with the protein MTFVHIVVLAGGVGGARFLAGLRAAAPGARLTAVVNTGDDVTMHGLRICPDLDTVMYTLGGGIDTERGWGRAGESWTVKEELAAYGAEPTWFGLGDRDLATHLVRTRMLDAGYPLSQVTAALADRWQPGVELLPMSDQRVETHVVVADPETGRQQAVHFQEWWVRHRAESEARAFVQVGVDAAKPAPGVAEAFAGADAVLLAPSNPVVSVGTILGVPGLRQALLATPGRVVGLSPIVSGAVVRGMADRCLPVLGVEVSAEGVGRHYGARSAGGLLDAWLVHTGDSADVPGVDVRAVPLLMSSPEATAAMARAALDAAGV; encoded by the coding sequence ATGACTTTCGTGCACATCGTCGTCCTCGCCGGCGGGGTCGGCGGGGCCCGGTTCCTGGCCGGACTCCGCGCGGCCGCCCCCGGTGCGCGGCTCACCGCCGTGGTCAACACCGGGGACGACGTGACGATGCACGGGCTGCGCATCTGCCCGGACCTCGACACCGTCATGTACACCCTCGGCGGCGGCATCGACACCGAGCGCGGGTGGGGCCGGGCCGGGGAGAGCTGGACGGTCAAGGAGGAACTGGCCGCCTACGGCGCCGAGCCGACCTGGTTCGGCCTGGGCGACCGCGACCTGGCCACCCACCTGGTGCGCACCCGGATGCTCGACGCCGGCTACCCGCTGTCCCAGGTGACCGCGGCGCTCGCCGACCGCTGGCAGCCCGGCGTGGAGCTGCTGCCGATGAGCGACCAGCGGGTGGAGACCCACGTGGTGGTGGCCGACCCGGAGACCGGGCGGCAGCAGGCGGTGCACTTCCAGGAGTGGTGGGTGCGGCACCGCGCCGAGTCCGAGGCCCGCGCCTTCGTGCAGGTGGGGGTGGACGCCGCGAAGCCGGCCCCCGGGGTGGCGGAGGCGTTCGCCGGCGCGGACGCGGTGCTCCTGGCGCCGTCGAACCCGGTCGTGTCCGTCGGCACGATCCTGGGCGTCCCCGGACTGCGGCAGGCGCTGCTGGCCACCCCGGGCCGGGTCGTGGGCCTCTCCCCGATCGTCTCGGGCGCGGTGGTGCGCGGGATGGCCGACCGCTGCCTGCCGGTCCTCGGCGTCGAGGTCAGCGCCGAGGGGGTCGGGCGGCACTACGGCGCCCGCTCCGCCGGCGGGCTGCTCGACGCCTGGCTGGTGCACACCGGCGACTCGGCCGACGTCCCCGGTGTCGACGTCCGCGCCGTCCCGCTGCTCATGTCCTCCCCCGAGGCGACCGCGGCGATGGCGCGGGCCGCGCTGGACGCCGCTGGTGTCTGA
- a CDS encoding coenzyme F420-0:L-glutamate ligase, whose translation MSEEGPSCPPPRPRPEARPERARGEEDGVLPPAGGPPPAVPGGISIHPVAGLPEFSPGDDLAAAVAGAAPWLADGDVVVVTSKVVSKVEGRLVPVAPGEDREAVRQRAIDAQTVRVVARRGPLKIVETPQGWVVAAAGIDASNVSGDALVLLPEDADASARALRDRLREMLGVEVAVIVSDTFGRTWRDGLTDVAVGSAGIPALVDHRGAVDAHGNRLETTQVALVDELAAAADLVKGKLAGIPVAVVRGLPFDPPDEDAGTRPLVRLGPGDLFPYGSRDLVATRVPGADLVPRDGELDAVAAAFRVATAALPEFPVVLRYGGEGDGVVDVHLPERATTTAALNLGALVGAVVIQLHAEGWTTRWEPVGTPGGSSLVGRLWLGSPAS comes from the coding sequence GTGTCTGAAGAAGGACCCTCCTGCCCCCCACCACGGCCCCGTCCCGAGGCTCGCCCCGAGCGTGCGAGGGGTGAGGAGGACGGGGTCCTTCCGCCTGCAGGGGGGCCACCCCCCGCGGTCCCGGGTGGGATCTCGATCCACCCGGTCGCCGGCCTGCCGGAGTTCTCCCCCGGCGACGACCTCGCCGCGGCGGTCGCCGGCGCCGCGCCCTGGTTGGCCGACGGCGACGTCGTCGTCGTCACCTCCAAGGTGGTGTCCAAGGTCGAGGGCCGACTGGTACCCGTCGCGCCCGGCGAGGACCGGGAGGCCGTGCGGCAGCGGGCGATCGACGCGCAGACGGTGCGCGTGGTCGCCCGGCGCGGCCCGCTGAAGATCGTCGAGACGCCGCAGGGCTGGGTGGTCGCGGCGGCCGGGATCGACGCCTCCAACGTGTCCGGCGACGCGCTGGTGCTGCTGCCGGAGGACGCCGACGCGTCGGCCCGGGCCCTGCGCGACCGGCTGCGCGAGATGCTCGGCGTCGAGGTCGCGGTCATCGTCAGTGACACCTTCGGCCGCACCTGGCGGGACGGGCTGACCGACGTCGCCGTCGGCTCGGCGGGCATCCCCGCGCTGGTCGACCACCGCGGTGCCGTCGACGCCCACGGCAACCGGCTGGAGACCACCCAGGTCGCCCTGGTTGACGAGCTGGCGGCCGCCGCGGACCTGGTGAAGGGCAAGCTGGCCGGCATCCCGGTGGCCGTCGTCCGCGGGCTGCCGTTCGACCCGCCGGACGAGGACGCCGGCACCCGGCCGCTGGTCCGGCTCGGTCCCGGCGACCTGTTCCCCTACGGCAGCCGTGACCTGGTGGCCACGCGCGTGCCCGGCGCGGACCTGGTCCCCCGCGACGGCGAGCTGGACGCCGTCGCCGCCGCCTTCCGGGTGGCGACCGCGGCCCTGCCGGAGTTCCCGGTCGTCCTCCGCTACGGCGGCGAGGGCGACGGCGTGGTCGACGTGCACCTGCCGGAGCGGGCCACCACGACCGCCGCGCTCAACCTCGGGGCGCTGGTCGGTGCGGTGGTGATCCAGCTGCACGCCGAGGGCTGGACGACCCGCTGGGAGCCGGTGGGCACCCCCGGCGGGAGCTCACTCGTCGGGAGGTTGTGGCTCGGTTCGCCCGCGTCCTGA
- the rfbA gene encoding glucose-1-phosphate thymidylyltransferase RfbA yields MRGIILAGGTGSRLFPITQAVSKQLMPVYDKPMVYYPLSTLMMAGVREVLVITTPGDQEAFRALLGDGTRLGMRIEYAVQPRPEGLAQAFLIGAEFVGDQSVALVLGDNIFYGAGLGTALGRLPDPDGGHVFAYHVANPQEYGVVEFDTDRRVLSIEEKPAAPKSSYAVPGLYFYESSVVDVARGIRPSGRGELEITAVNEHYLREGRLTVTVLDRGTAWLDTGTFASLRQATEFVSVVEERQGLKIGCIEEVAWRQGWLDDDGLRRAAEPLGKSGYGDYLIRLLDDPVL; encoded by the coding sequence ATGCGGGGGATCATCCTGGCCGGGGGCACCGGCAGCCGCCTGTTCCCCATCACGCAGGCGGTCAGCAAGCAGCTGATGCCGGTCTACGACAAGCCGATGGTCTACTACCCGCTCTCGACGCTGATGATGGCCGGCGTCCGCGAGGTGCTGGTGATCACCACCCCCGGCGACCAGGAGGCGTTCCGCGCGCTGCTGGGCGACGGCACCCGGCTGGGGATGCGCATCGAGTACGCCGTCCAGCCGCGGCCGGAGGGGCTGGCGCAGGCCTTCCTCATCGGCGCGGAGTTCGTCGGGGACCAGTCGGTGGCCCTGGTGCTGGGCGACAACATCTTCTACGGGGCGGGCCTGGGCACCGCGCTGGGTCGGCTGCCCGACCCCGACGGCGGGCACGTCTTCGCCTACCACGTGGCCAACCCGCAGGAGTACGGCGTCGTCGAGTTCGACACCGACCGCCGGGTGCTGTCCATCGAGGAGAAGCCGGCGGCGCCGAAGAGCTCCTACGCCGTCCCGGGGCTGTACTTCTACGAGTCGTCGGTGGTCGACGTGGCCCGGGGCATCCGGCCCAGCGGCCGCGGCGAGCTGGAGATCACCGCGGTGAACGAGCACTACCTGCGCGAGGGCCGGCTCACCGTGACCGTCCTGGACCGCGGCACGGCGTGGCTGGACACCGGCACGTTCGCCTCACTGCGGCAGGCCACCGAGTTCGTGTCGGTGGTCGAGGAGCGGCAGGGGCTCAAGATCGGCTGCATCGAGGAGGTCGCCTGGCGGCAGGGCTGGTTGGACGACGACGGCCTGCGCCGCGCTGCCGAGCCGCTGGGCAAGAGCGGCTACGGCGACTACCTGATCCGCCTGCTCGACGACCCCGTCCTGTGA
- a CDS encoding GtrA family protein produces MSRARVAVFGRFVLVNVLNTGLYWGLYLLLLLVTPYLVANTLALVVAVLVAYLANVRYAFGVAPSRRRLLRYLVANGTTVLLRTAVVWVLVALLSLDEQLAPPVAVAVTMPAAFLLTGWAMAERPDRRPAGTVAAAAA; encoded by the coding sequence GTGAGCCGCGCGCGGGTCGCCGTCTTCGGTCGGTTCGTGCTGGTCAACGTCCTCAACACGGGCCTGTACTGGGGGCTCTACCTGCTCCTGCTGCTGGTCACCCCGTACCTGGTCGCCAACACGCTGGCGCTGGTCGTCGCCGTGCTGGTGGCCTACCTGGCCAACGTCCGCTACGCCTTCGGCGTCGCTCCGTCACGGAGGCGGCTGCTGCGGTACCTCGTCGCCAACGGGACGACGGTCCTCCTGCGGACGGCGGTCGTCTGGGTGCTCGTCGCGCTGCTGTCCCTCGACGAGCAGCTCGCCCCGCCGGTGGCGGTCGCCGTCACGATGCCCGCGGCCTTCCTGCTCACCGGGTGGGCCATGGCGGAGCGGCCGGACCGCCGGCCCGCCGGGACGGTGGCCGCAGCGGCGGCCTGA
- a CDS encoding glycosyltransferase family 2 protein, whose amino-acid sequence MSSDLRATPDTTGWAVPRGDVHVLRPRASRYCVVIPVINEGERVLGQLRRLRDLGLDLDVVVADGGSTDGSNDPELLDGLGVRAVLVKRDSGKLSAQLRMGFAFALTEGYEGVITVDGNGKDDVSALPRFVAALDAGAGFVQGSRYVPGGEAVNTPRERHLAIKFLHAPVTSLAARTRYTDTTNGFRGHSRALLLDPRVAPMREVFDTYELLAYLPIRAARLGYRCTEVPVTRAYPDAGDVPTKIHGRRAQFALVEILLRAALGRYDAPRRQG is encoded by the coding sequence GTGAGCAGCGACCTGCGGGCCACCCCCGACACCACCGGCTGGGCGGTGCCCCGCGGCGACGTGCACGTGCTGCGCCCGCGCGCCAGCCGCTACTGCGTCGTGATCCCGGTGATCAACGAGGGCGAGCGCGTCCTGGGCCAGCTGCGCCGGCTGCGCGACCTCGGGCTGGACCTCGACGTGGTCGTCGCCGACGGCGGCAGCACCGACGGCTCGAACGACCCGGAGCTGCTGGACGGCCTCGGCGTCCGGGCGGTGCTGGTGAAGCGCGACAGCGGGAAGCTCAGCGCCCAGCTGCGGATGGGCTTCGCCTTCGCGCTCACCGAGGGGTACGAGGGCGTCATCACCGTCGACGGCAACGGCAAGGACGACGTCTCGGCGCTGCCCCGGTTCGTCGCCGCGCTCGACGCGGGCGCAGGCTTCGTCCAGGGCTCCCGCTACGTCCCCGGCGGCGAGGCGGTCAACACCCCGCGCGAGCGGCACCTGGCCATCAAGTTCCTGCACGCCCCGGTGACGTCGCTGGCCGCCCGGACGCGGTACACCGACACGACGAACGGGTTCCGCGGCCACTCGCGGGCGCTGCTGCTGGACCCGCGGGTCGCGCCGATGCGGGAGGTCTTCGACACCTACGAGCTGCTGGCCTACCTGCCGATCCGGGCCGCACGGCTGGGCTACCGGTGCACCGAGGTGCCGGTCACCCGCGCCTACCCGGACGCCGGCGACGTCCCCACGAAGATCCACGGCCGGCGCGCCCAGTTCGCGCTGGTGGAAATCCTGCTGCGGGCCGCGCTCGGGCGGTACGACGCACCGCGGCGGCAGGGGTGA